A window of Blastomonas sp. SL216 contains these coding sequences:
- a CDS encoding DUF3617 domain-containing protein: protein MKMQTVSILALPLMALAACSGGGADKDGDGKISKEEVAKEAESIKFSAGEWENKVEIVDVKFDETKLSAERKAMTGAIVKQMIGQVQTTKNCLTEEQAKKPGADFLAGAANDECTYKKFDLSGGAINADITCKGQQPGQKGDIKLNGTYTSTSYDMQMEMAMSSGEMGTMTMKAKNSAKRIGECKG from the coding sequence ATGAAGATGCAGACTGTTTCGATCCTGGCCCTGCCGCTGATGGCGCTGGCCGCATGCAGCGGCGGCGGTGCGGACAAGGATGGCGACGGCAAGATCAGCAAGGAAGAGGTCGCCAAGGAAGCCGAATCGATCAAGTTCAGCGCGGGCGAATGGGAAAACAAGGTCGAGATCGTCGATGTGAAGTTTGACGAGACCAAGCTGTCGGCCGAACGCAAGGCGATGACCGGCGCGATCGTCAAGCAGATGATCGGCCAGGTGCAGACCACCAAGAATTGCCTGACCGAAGAGCAGGCCAAGAAGCCGGGGGCGGACTTCCTGGCCGGGGCTGCCAATGACGAGTGCACCTACAAGAAGTTCGACCTGTCCGGCGGCGCGATCAATGCCGATATCACCTGCAAGGGCCAGCAGCCGGGCCAGAAGGGCGACATCAAGCTGAACGGCACCTACACCTCGACCAGCTATGACATGCAGATGGAAATGGCGATGAGCTCGGGCGAGATGGGCACGATGACGATGAAGGCGAAGAACAGCGCCAAGCGCATCGGCGAATGCAAGGGCTGA
- a CDS encoding type II toxin-antitoxin system RelE/ParE family toxin — protein MWIGNRSRELPDDIQKRALNRLKFLDAATSLNDLRNPPSNRLHALSDDRAGQHSISINKKWRICFVWKDGDAHDVEIVDYH, from the coding sequence ATCTGGATCGGCAATCGCAGTCGCGAGCTTCCGGACGATATCCAGAAGCGTGCGCTGAACCGTCTGAAGTTCCTGGATGCAGCAACGTCGCTAAACGACCTTCGCAACCCGCCCAGCAATCGCCTGCATGCGCTGAGCGACGACCGGGCGGGACAGCATTCCATTTCCATTAACAAAAAATGGCGTATATGTTTTGTCTGGAAGGACGGAGACGCTCATGACGTCGAAATTGTCGATTACCACTGA
- the uvrB gene encoding excinuclease ABC subunit UvrB, with translation MAELVIRRGLEEPQTDGTFVPHKPQRPEKAEGGRRFKLVSDYTPSGDQPTAIKELVEGIQAHDRDQVLLGVTGSGKTFTMAQVIDRTQRPALILAPNKILAAQLYGEFKSFFPENAVEYFVSYYDYYQPEAYVPRSDTYIEKESSVNEAIDRMRHSATRSLLERDDVIIVASVSCIYGIGSVETYSAMIFDIKAGESVDQRELIRKLVALQYKRNDASFTRGNFRVRGDTLELFPSHYEDVAWRISFFGDEVESIAEFDPLTGKPGAKLAQVRVYANSHYVTPGPTMQQAAAAIRFELTERLKELEIEGRLLEAQRLEQRTNFDLEMIAATGSCAGIENYSRFLTGRLPGEPPPTLFEYLPENALLFIDESHQTVPQIGAMARGDHRRKLTLAEYGFRLPSCIDNRPLRFNEWDAMRPQTVSVSATPGNWEMEQTGGVFAEQVIRPTGLIDPPVEIKPVEEQVDDLINECKKVAAQGYRTLVTTLTKRMAEDLTEYMHEAGIKVRYMHSDVETLERIELIRDLRMGVYDVLIGINLLREGLDIPECGLVAILDADKEGFLRSETSLIQTIGRAARNVEGRVILYADRITGSMERALNETNRRREKQVAYNTEHGITPTTIKRNIGDIIAHVASKDSVLVDTGVDDRPHMVGHNLRAYIEDLEKKMRAAAADLEFEEAGRLRDEIRKLEAEELGLPVEQRVAAPKGRATEGKPGTRKMRYGKTQRKF, from the coding sequence ATGGCTGAACTGGTAATCCGACGCGGGCTTGAAGAGCCGCAAACCGATGGCACGTTCGTGCCGCACAAGCCGCAACGGCCCGAAAAGGCAGAAGGCGGGCGGCGGTTCAAGCTGGTGAGCGATTACACCCCGTCAGGCGACCAGCCGACCGCGATCAAGGAGCTGGTCGAGGGGATCCAGGCGCATGACCGCGACCAGGTGCTGCTCGGCGTCACCGGATCGGGCAAGACCTTCACCATGGCGCAGGTGATCGACCGAACGCAGCGTCCCGCGCTGATCCTGGCGCCCAACAAGATTCTCGCCGCGCAGTTGTATGGCGAGTTCAAGAGCTTCTTCCCTGAAAACGCGGTCGAATATTTCGTCAGCTATTACGATTATTACCAGCCCGAAGCCTATGTGCCGCGCAGCGACACCTATATCGAGAAGGAAAGCTCGGTAAACGAGGCGATCGACCGGATGCGCCATTCGGCGACGCGGTCCTTGCTCGAGCGCGACGACGTGATCATCGTCGCCTCGGTGTCGTGCATCTACGGTATCGGATCGGTCGAGACCTATTCGGCGATGATCTTCGACATCAAGGCGGGCGAAAGCGTCGACCAGCGCGAGCTGATCCGTAAGCTCGTCGCGCTGCAGTACAAGCGCAACGATGCAAGCTTCACCCGCGGCAATTTCCGCGTGCGCGGCGATACGCTCGAGCTGTTTCCCTCGCATTACGAGGATGTCGCCTGGCGCATCTCGTTCTTCGGCGACGAGGTGGAATCGATCGCGGAGTTCGATCCGCTGACCGGCAAGCCCGGCGCAAAGCTCGCCCAGGTGCGGGTCTATGCGAACTCGCACTATGTCACGCCTGGCCCAACGATGCAGCAGGCTGCGGCGGCGATCCGCTTCGAGCTGACCGAGCGGCTGAAGGAGCTTGAGATCGAAGGCAGGCTGCTGGAGGCACAGCGGCTGGAGCAGCGCACCAATTTCGACCTCGAGATGATCGCGGCGACCGGCAGCTGTGCGGGCATCGAGAATTACTCGCGCTTCCTAACTGGACGCCTGCCGGGCGAACCGCCACCGACGCTGTTCGAATATCTGCCCGAAAACGCGCTGCTGTTCATCGACGAAAGCCACCAGACCGTGCCGCAGATCGGTGCGATGGCGCGCGGCGACCACCGGCGCAAGCTGACGCTCGCCGAATATGGCTTCCGCCTGCCCAGCTGCATCGACAACCGCCCGTTGCGCTTCAACGAATGGGACGCGATGCGGCCGCAGACGGTCAGCGTTTCGGCCACCCCCGGCAATTGGGAGATGGAACAGACCGGCGGCGTCTTTGCCGAACAGGTCATCCGCCCCACCGGGCTGATCGACCCGCCGGTCGAGATCAAGCCGGTCGAGGAGCAGGTCGATGACCTGATCAACGAGTGCAAGAAGGTCGCGGCACAAGGCTATCGCACGCTCGTCACCACGCTGACCAAGCGCATGGCCGAGGACCTGACCGAATATATGCACGAGGCGGGGATCAAGGTCCGCTATATGCATTCGGACGTCGAGACGCTCGAACGTATCGAGCTGATCCGCGACCTTCGCATGGGCGTGTACGACGTGCTGATCGGCATCAACCTGCTGCGCGAGGGGCTCGACATTCCCGAATGCGGGCTGGTGGCGATCCTCGATGCGGACAAGGAGGGCTTTCTGCGCTCCGAAACCTCGCTGATCCAGACGATCGGCAGGGCGGCGCGCAACGTCGAGGGCCGCGTGATCCTCTACGCCGATCGCATCACCGGCAGCATGGAGCGCGCGCTCAACGAGACCAATCGCCGCCGCGAAAAACAGGTGGCCTACAATACCGAACACGGCATCACGCCGACCACGATCAAGCGCAATATCGGCGACATCATCGCGCATGTCGCGAGCAAGGACAGCGTGCTGGTCGATACCGGCGTCGATGATCGCCCGCACATGGTCGGCCACAATCTGCGCGCCTATATCGAGGACCTCGAAAAGAAGATGCGCGCCGCCGCTGCCGACCTCGAGTTCGAGGAGGCAGGGCGCCTGCGCGACGAAATCCGCAAGCTGGAGGCGGAAGAGCTCGGCCTTCCGGTCGAACAGCGGGTGGCAGCGCCGAAGGGCCGGGCGACCGAAGGCAAGCCGGGCACGCGCAAGATGCGCTATGGGAAGACGCAGCGGAAGTTTTGA
- a CDS encoding HigA family addiction module antitoxin, whose amino-acid sequence MTSKLSITTDPDWLENDHAGELLLSEFLEPFDMTVEALADAIAVSAEHIRSVIDGEKRMDAELDLRLGRFFGMSEGFFLRLQDSYELLEAKRSLNGELDRIVQHAA is encoded by the coding sequence ATGACGTCGAAATTGTCGATTACCACTGATCCGGACTGGCTTGAGAACGATCATGCCGGGGAATTGCTGCTGTCTGAATTTCTCGAACCGTTCGATATGACCGTCGAAGCCCTGGCCGATGCCATTGCCGTGAGTGCAGAGCATATCCGTTCGGTTATCGATGGTGAAAAGCGCATGGATGCTGAACTGGATCTGCGCCTGGGGCGCTTTTTCGGAATGTCGGAGGGATTTTTCCTTCGGCTTCAGGACAGCTATGAACTGCTTGAAGCCAAACGGTCGCTCAATGGAGAGCTCGATCGCATCGTTCAGCACGCCGCCTGA